From the Brevibacillus choshinensis genome, one window contains:
- a CDS encoding methyl-accepting chemotaxis protein, with translation MYVKKSSLNVQVIVIFILLLVLPISGIGYYLFLTVDQDLAEFGSEQIMNTSHSVSRLMDNEGKDLLATVEMNARWNDFRIAVKERNVPWIEGNINIAKGSASNITFVYTCDTEGNILSKTDEIAGFTDKVPAIVRGRMNQESKFFGIVPVHNGAALIAASPISDEAGTAAPTGWLIYGRNVDRHMLYEMKGTLQSDISLLTVSHSLLTTDSTVTQEQLVPFLSESISVKDYQRLKFSELDGMASVEMYSPIRDISGEIVAIQLVTQSLAATTKVKEEIKKAAIISGSIILVSLFLLMIIIHKRIIFPIIHLAGIINHVAHGEFRAQVDPRLAKRKDELGILYATLAVMVKNMRNLMQKINETAKDNANHLVSSAEQLASTAEQTTISNQHIVLAIQGIASGAKKVIGEASHSKALMDEMNEGIERITQSFSLVLESTYTTTQEATKGKTIVSDAVAQMQAVHQSFRNLDKVVRSVGENSMEIEKIIRFITEIASQTNLLALNAAIEAARAGEHGRGFAVVADQIRKLAEQTAASSNQIKQIVESMQHHSQSSTRAVCGVNEDITQGLTAFQAAGEIFQRIVASVQLVHDQSRDVHETSKALSVASKKVTFAIGNTSFFANDSVENAMKVALSAEEQLEAFKEVSASSERLQLSANQLQQVLQNVQV, from the coding sequence ATGTACGTAAAGAAGAGTTCACTGAATGTTCAGGTCATAGTCATTTTTATTCTTTTGCTGGTTCTGCCCATATCGGGCATTGGCTACTACCTCTTTCTTACGGTCGATCAGGACTTAGCCGAGTTTGGAAGTGAGCAGATAATGAATACGAGCCACTCCGTTTCACGGCTGATGGATAACGAGGGAAAAGACCTCTTGGCTACCGTTGAGATGAACGCACGTTGGAATGACTTTCGTATCGCAGTAAAAGAAAGAAATGTTCCCTGGATTGAAGGAAACATCAACATCGCAAAAGGGAGCGCATCAAATATTACATTTGTTTATACCTGTGACACAGAAGGCAATATTCTTTCAAAAACCGATGAGATCGCAGGTTTTACTGATAAAGTACCGGCAATTGTTCGCGGTCGAATGAATCAGGAGTCCAAATTTTTCGGGATCGTTCCTGTACACAATGGTGCTGCTTTAATTGCTGCATCCCCAATCTCGGATGAAGCGGGAACAGCGGCACCCACAGGTTGGCTGATTTATGGCCGAAACGTGGACCGCCATATGCTTTATGAAATGAAAGGTACGTTGCAATCAGATATTTCTCTATTGACAGTATCCCATTCATTGTTAACGACAGATTCTACAGTCACACAGGAGCAGCTAGTTCCTTTTCTATCGGAGTCTATATCTGTGAAGGACTACCAGCGGTTGAAATTTTCCGAACTTGATGGAATGGCAAGCGTAGAAATGTATTCCCCGATACGAGATATTTCAGGGGAAATCGTTGCAATCCAGTTAGTCACTCAATCATTAGCAGCCACAACCAAGGTTAAAGAAGAGATAAAAAAAGCAGCCATTATTTCGGGTTCTATTATTCTGGTCTCCCTATTCCTTTTGATGATCATCATACATAAACGCATCATTTTCCCCATTATCCATTTGGCTGGAATCATCAATCATGTTGCCCATGGGGAATTTAGAGCTCAAGTAGACCCACGTCTGGCGAAGCGCAAGGATGAACTTGGAATATTGTACGCGACATTAGCTGTAATGGTAAAGAATATGAGAAATCTGATGCAGAAGATTAATGAAACCGCAAAAGATAATGCCAATCATCTGGTATCGTCCGCAGAGCAGCTCGCTTCAACAGCCGAGCAAACCACAATTTCAAACCAACACATTGTTCTTGCGATACAAGGAATTGCAAGCGGGGCAAAAAAAGTGATCGGCGAGGCTAGTCATTCAAAAGCTTTGATGGATGAAATGAATGAAGGTATAGAGCGAATCACCCAATCATTCTCACTAGTCTTAGAATCAACCTACACCACGACCCAGGAAGCCACGAAAGGCAAAACGATAGTGAGTGACGCTGTTGCACAGATGCAGGCGGTTCATCAGTCTTTCCGGAATCTGGATAAGGTTGTCCGTAGTGTGGGTGAGAACTCTATGGAGATTGAGAAGATTATCCGGTTCATAACGGAGATTGCCTCTCAAACGAATTTGTTGGCATTGAATGCAGCGATTGAAGCGGCAAGGGCAGGAGAACATGGAAGAGGATTCGCAGTTGTGGCAGATCAGATCAGAAAGCTCGCGGAACAAACGGCGGCTTCATCCAATCAAATCAAGCAAATTGTGGAGTCCATGCAGCATCACTCTCAGTCATCTACAAGGGCTGTGTGCGGAGTCAATGAGGATATCACCCAAGGCTTAACCGCTTTTCAAGCTGCGGGCGAGATTTTTCAACGAATTGTGGCATCGGTTCAATTGGTGCATGACCAGAGTAGAGATGTACATGAAACCTCAAAAGCGCTTTCGGTCGCCTCGAAAAAAGTGACGTTTGCCATCGGAAATACCTCCTTTTTCGCCAATGATTCCGTAGAAAACGCTATGAAAGTTGCCTTATCGGCTGAGGAGCAACTGGAGGCATTTAAGGAAGTCAGCGCGTCATCTGAAAGGTTGCAGCTTTCAGCTAACCAGTTACAGCAGGTGTTACAGAATGTGCAAGTATAG
- a CDS encoding cupin domain-containing protein: MFFAKKLTAEEAQQLAVDTWEPWVGEPNRGTWHVEEQEVFYVTDGEVYITVDGEKYHITKDWFVSLAKDLVCEWDCPKFLKKNFKINHEINLTSRVIGSGELG; the protein is encoded by the coding sequence ATGTTTTTTGCGAAAAAACTCACAGCTGAAGAAGCACAACAATTAGCAGTTGACACGTGGGAACCATGGGTAGGCGAACCTAATAGAGGAACTTGGCATGTAGAAGAACAGGAAGTTTTCTATGTGACAGACGGTGAAGTGTACATTACGGTTGATGGAGAAAAGTATCATATTACAAAGGACTGGTTCGTATCCTTGGCGAAAGACCTTGTTTGTGAATGGGATTGTCCGAAATTTTTGAAAAAGAATTTTAAAATAAACCATGAGATCAATTTGACATCACGTGTAATTGGGAGTGGTGAATTAGGCTAA